A genomic segment from Sciurus carolinensis chromosome 1, mSciCar1.2, whole genome shotgun sequence encodes:
- the Arhgef2 gene encoding rho guanine nucleotide exchange factor 2 isoform X8, producing the protein MTGKSKVPERRSDLRPNPGSPCLETREKEKMKEAKDARYTNGHLFTTISVSGMTMCYACNKSITAKEALVCPTCNVTIHNRCKDTLANCTKVKQKQQKAALLKNNTALQSVSLRSKTTTRERPSSAIYPSDSFRQSLLGSRRGRSSLSLAKSVSTTNIAGHFNDETPLGLRRILSQSTDSLNMRNRTLSVESLIDEGAEVIYNELMSDFEMDEKDFAADSWSLAVDGSFLQQHKKEVMKQQDVIYELIQTELHHVRTLKIMTRLFRTGMLEELQLEPGVVQGLFPCVDELSDIHTRFLSQLLERRRQALCPGSSRNFVIHRLGDLLISQFSGPSAEQMRKTYSEFCSRHTKALKLYKELYARDKRFQQFIRKVTRSAVLKRHGVQECILLVTQRITKYPVLINRILQHSHGAEEERQDLTAALGLVKELLSNVDQDVHELEKGARLQEIYNRMDPRAQAPVPGKGPFGREELLRRKLIHDGCLLWKTATGRFKDVLMLLMTDVLLFLQEKDQKYIFPALDKPSVVSLQNLIVRDIANQEKGMFLISAAPPEMYEVHTASRDDRSTWIRVIQQSVRVCPSREDFPLIETEDEAYLRRIKMELQQKDRALVELLQEKVGLFAEMTHFQAEEDGGSGMPLPTLPRGLFRSESLESPRGERLLQDAIREVEGLKDLLVGPGVELLVTPRESALPLEPDSGGNTSPGVTANGEARTFNGSIELCRADSDCSQKDRNGNQLRSPQEEALQRLVNLYGLLHGLQAAVAQQDTLMEARLPEGPERREKLSRANSRDGEAGRAGTAPLAPEKQATELALLQRQHALLQEELRRCRRLGEERATEAGSLEARLRESEQARALLEREAEEARRQLAALGQTEPLPAEAPWARRPLDPRRRSLPAGDALYLSFTPPQPSRGHDRLDLPVTVRSVHRPFEDRERQELGSPEERLQDSSDPDTGSEEEGSSRLSPPHSPRDFTRMQDIPEETESRDGEPVASES; encoded by the exons GTCCCAGAGAGGAGGAGTGACCTGAGACCAAATCCAGGTTCCCCCTGCCTAGAG ACCCGGGAAAAGGAGAAGATGAAGGAAGCCAAGGATGCCCGCTATACGAATGGGCACCTCTTCACCACCATCTCAGTTTCGGGCATGACCATGTGCTATGCCTGTAACAAGAGTATCACAGCCAAGGAAGCCCTCGTCTGCCCAA CCTGCAATGTGACTATCCACAACCGCTGTAAAGACACCCTCGCCAACTGTACCAAGGTCAAGCAGAAG caacagaaagccgCTCTGCTTAAGAACAACACTGCCTTGCAGTCTGTTTCTCTTCGCAGTAAGA CAACCACCCGGGAGCGGCCTTCCTCTGCCATCTACCCCTCAGACAGCTTCCGGCAGTCCCTCCTTGGCTCCCGCCGTGGCCGCTCGTCCTTGTCTTTAGCCAAGAGTGTCTCCACTACGAACATTGCTGG ACATTTCAATGATGAGACTCCCCTGGGGCTGCGTCGGATCCTCTCACAGTCCACAGACTCCCTCAACATGCGGAACCGAACCCTGTCGGTGGAATCCCTTATTGATGAAG GTGCAGAGGTGATCTACAATGAGCTGATGAGTGACTTTGAAATGGATGAAAAGGACTTTGCAGCCGATTCCTGGAGCCTTGCTGTGGATGGCAGCTTCCTGCAGCAGCACAAAAAGGAGGTGATGAAGCAGCAGGACGTCATCTATG AGCTAATCCAGACAGAGCTGCACCATGTGAGGACGCTGAAGATCATGACCCGCCTCTTCCGCACCGGGATGCTGGAAGAGCTACAGTTGGAGCCAGGAGTAGTCCAGGGCCTGTTCCCCTGTGTGGATGAGCTCAGTGACATCCATACACGCTTCCTCAGCCAGCTGTTAGAACGCCGACGTCAGGCTCTATGTCCTGGCAGCTCCCGGAACTTTGTCATCCATCGCTTGGGTGACCTGCTCATTAGCCAG TTCTCAGGTCCCAGCGCAGAGCAGATGCGGAAAACCTACTCAGAGTTCTGCAGCCGCCACACCAAGGCCTTAAAACTCTATAAGGAGTTGTATGCTCGAGACAAACGCTTCCAGCAGTTCATCCGG AAAGTGACCCGTTCAGCTGTGCTGAAGCGGCATGGGGTCCAGGAGTGCATCCTCCTGGTGACTCAGCGAATCACCAAGTACCCAGTGCTCATCAACCGGATCCTGCAGCATTCCCATG GGGCTGAGGAGGAGCGCCAGGACCTAACAGCCGCACTGGGGCTAGTGAAGGAGTTACTGTCCAATGTGGACCAGGATGTGCACGAGCTGGAGAAAGGGGCCCGCCTGCAAGAGATCTACAACCGCATGGACCCTCGGGCCCAGGCCCCAGTGCCTGGCAAGGGGCCCTTTGGTCGAGAGGAACTTCTGCGGCGCAAGCTCATCCATGATGGCTGCCTGCTGTGGAAGACAGCAACGGGTCGCTTCAAAG ATGTGCTGATGCTGCTGATGACAGATGTGCTGTTATTTCTCCAGGAGAAGGACCAGAAGTACATCTTTCCTGCCCTG GACAAACCCTCAGTGGTATCACTGCAGAATCTGATTGTTCGGGACATCGCCAACCAGGAAAAAGGAATGTTCCTGATCAGCGCAGCCCCGCCTGAGATGTATGAGGTGCATACAGCATCCCGGGATGACCGGAGCACCTGGATCCGTGTCATTCAGCAGAGTGTGCGCGT ATGCCCATCCAGGGAGGACTTCCCCCTGATTGAAACTGAGGATGAGGCTTACCTACGGCGGATCAAGA TGGAGCTGCAGCAGAAGGACCGCGCGCTGGTGGAGCTGCTGCAGGAGAAGGTCGGGCTGTTTGCTGAGATGACCCACTTCCAGGCAGAAGAAGATGGCGGCAGCGGAAtgcccctgcccaccctgcccaggGGCCTTTTCCGCTCAGAGTCCCTTGAATCCCCTCGTGGCGAGAGACTGTTACAGGATGCTATCCGTGAGG TGGAGGGCTTGAAAGACCTGCTGGTGGGACCTGGAGTAGAGCTGCTCGTGACACCCCGAGAATCAGCCCTGCCCTTGGAACCAGACAGCGGTGGTAACACAAGTCCTGGGGTCACTGCCA ATGGTGAGGCCAGAACTTTCAATGGCTCCATTGAACTCTGCAGAGCTGACTCAGACTGTAGCCAGAAG GATCGAAAtggaaatcagctgagatccccACAAGAG GAGGCGTTACAGCGGTTGGTCAATCTCTATGGACTTCTACATGGCCTACAG GCGGCTGTGGCCCAACAGGACACTTTGATGGAAGCTCGTCTCCCCGAGGGCCCTGAGCGGCGGGAGAAGCTGTCCCGAGCCAACTCTCGGGATGGGGAGGCTGGCAGGGCCGGGACAGCCCCTCTGGCTCCTGAAAAGCAGGCCACAGAGCTGGCACTGCTGCAGCGACAACACGCACTGCTGCAAGAGGAGCTGCGGCGCTGCCGAAGGCTAGGCGAGGAACGGGCCACTGAGGCTGGCAGCCTGGAAGCCCGGCTCCGGGAGAGTGAGCAGGCCCGGGCGCTGCTGGAGCGGGAGGCGGAAGAAGCTCGCAGGCAGCTGGCCGCCTTGGGCCAGACTGAGCCACTCCCAGCTGAGGCCCCCTGGGCCCGCAGGCCTCTGGATCCTCGGAGGCGCAGCCTCCCAGCAGGCGATGCCCTGTACTTGAGTTTCACGCCCCCTCAG CCCAGCCGAGGACATGACCGCCTGGATCTGCCTGTGACTGTTCGTTCTGTCCACCGACCCTTTGAGGACCGTGAGAGGCAGGAGCTGGGTAGTCCAGAAGAGCGACTGCAAGACAGCAGTGACCCTGACACCGGCAGTGAGGAGGAAGGTAGCAGCCGTCTGTCTCCACCCCACAGTCCACGAG ACTTCACTCGAATGCAGGACATCCCGGAGGAGACGGAGAGCCGCGATGGGGAGCCTGTGGCTTCAGAGAGCTAA
- the Arhgef2 gene encoding rho guanine nucleotide exchange factor 2 isoform X7: protein MSRIESLTRARIDRSKELASKVPERRSDLRPNPGSPCLETREKEKMKEAKDARYTNGHLFTTISVSGMTMCYACNKSITAKEALVCPTCNVTIHNRCKDTLANCTKVKQKQQKAALLKNNTALQSVSLRSKTTTRERPSSAIYPSDSFRQSLLGSRRGRSSLSLAKSVSTTNIAGHFNDETPLGLRRILSQSTDSLNMRNRTLSVESLIDEGAEVIYNELMSDFEMDEKDFAADSWSLAVDGSFLQQHKKEVMKQQDVIYELIQTELHHVRTLKIMTRLFRTGMLEELQLEPGVVQGLFPCVDELSDIHTRFLSQLLERRRQALCPGSSRNFVIHRLGDLLISQFSGPSAEQMRKTYSEFCSRHTKALKLYKELYARDKRFQQFIRKVTRSAVLKRHGVQECILLVTQRITKYPVLINRILQHSHGAEEERQDLTAALGLVKELLSNVDQDVHELEKGARLQEIYNRMDPRAQAPVPGKGPFGREELLRRKLIHDGCLLWKTATGRFKDVLMLLMTDVLLFLQEKDQKYIFPALDKPSVVSLQNLIVRDIANQEKGMFLISAAPPEMYEVHTASRDDRSTWIRVIQQSVRVCPSREDFPLIETEDEAYLRRIKMELQQKDRALVELLQEKVGLFAEMTHFQAEEDGGSGMPLPTLPRGLFRSESLESPRGERLLQDAIREVEGLKDLLVGPGVELLVTPRESALPLEPDSGGNTSPGVTANGEARTFNGSIELCRADSDCSQKDRNGNQLRSPQEEALQRLVNLYGLLHGLQAAVAQQDTLMEARLPEGPERREKLSRANSRDGEAGRAGTAPLAPEKQATELALLQRQHALLQEELRRCRRLGEERATEAGSLEARLRESEQARALLEREAEEARRQLAALGQTEPLPAEAPWARRPLDPRRRSLPAGDALYLSFTPPQPSRGHDRLDLPVTVRSVHRPFEDRERQELGSPEERLQDSSDPDTGSEEEGSSRLSPPHSPRDFTRMQDIPEETESRDGEPVASES from the exons GTCCCAGAGAGGAGGAGTGACCTGAGACCAAATCCAGGTTCCCCCTGCCTAGAG ACCCGGGAAAAGGAGAAGATGAAGGAAGCCAAGGATGCCCGCTATACGAATGGGCACCTCTTCACCACCATCTCAGTTTCGGGCATGACCATGTGCTATGCCTGTAACAAGAGTATCACAGCCAAGGAAGCCCTCGTCTGCCCAA CCTGCAATGTGACTATCCACAACCGCTGTAAAGACACCCTCGCCAACTGTACCAAGGTCAAGCAGAAG caacagaaagccgCTCTGCTTAAGAACAACACTGCCTTGCAGTCTGTTTCTCTTCGCAGTAAGA CAACCACCCGGGAGCGGCCTTCCTCTGCCATCTACCCCTCAGACAGCTTCCGGCAGTCCCTCCTTGGCTCCCGCCGTGGCCGCTCGTCCTTGTCTTTAGCCAAGAGTGTCTCCACTACGAACATTGCTGG ACATTTCAATGATGAGACTCCCCTGGGGCTGCGTCGGATCCTCTCACAGTCCACAGACTCCCTCAACATGCGGAACCGAACCCTGTCGGTGGAATCCCTTATTGATGAAG GTGCAGAGGTGATCTACAATGAGCTGATGAGTGACTTTGAAATGGATGAAAAGGACTTTGCAGCCGATTCCTGGAGCCTTGCTGTGGATGGCAGCTTCCTGCAGCAGCACAAAAAGGAGGTGATGAAGCAGCAGGACGTCATCTATG AGCTAATCCAGACAGAGCTGCACCATGTGAGGACGCTGAAGATCATGACCCGCCTCTTCCGCACCGGGATGCTGGAAGAGCTACAGTTGGAGCCAGGAGTAGTCCAGGGCCTGTTCCCCTGTGTGGATGAGCTCAGTGACATCCATACACGCTTCCTCAGCCAGCTGTTAGAACGCCGACGTCAGGCTCTATGTCCTGGCAGCTCCCGGAACTTTGTCATCCATCGCTTGGGTGACCTGCTCATTAGCCAG TTCTCAGGTCCCAGCGCAGAGCAGATGCGGAAAACCTACTCAGAGTTCTGCAGCCGCCACACCAAGGCCTTAAAACTCTATAAGGAGTTGTATGCTCGAGACAAACGCTTCCAGCAGTTCATCCGG AAAGTGACCCGTTCAGCTGTGCTGAAGCGGCATGGGGTCCAGGAGTGCATCCTCCTGGTGACTCAGCGAATCACCAAGTACCCAGTGCTCATCAACCGGATCCTGCAGCATTCCCATG GGGCTGAGGAGGAGCGCCAGGACCTAACAGCCGCACTGGGGCTAGTGAAGGAGTTACTGTCCAATGTGGACCAGGATGTGCACGAGCTGGAGAAAGGGGCCCGCCTGCAAGAGATCTACAACCGCATGGACCCTCGGGCCCAGGCCCCAGTGCCTGGCAAGGGGCCCTTTGGTCGAGAGGAACTTCTGCGGCGCAAGCTCATCCATGATGGCTGCCTGCTGTGGAAGACAGCAACGGGTCGCTTCAAAG ATGTGCTGATGCTGCTGATGACAGATGTGCTGTTATTTCTCCAGGAGAAGGACCAGAAGTACATCTTTCCTGCCCTG GACAAACCCTCAGTGGTATCACTGCAGAATCTGATTGTTCGGGACATCGCCAACCAGGAAAAAGGAATGTTCCTGATCAGCGCAGCCCCGCCTGAGATGTATGAGGTGCATACAGCATCCCGGGATGACCGGAGCACCTGGATCCGTGTCATTCAGCAGAGTGTGCGCGT ATGCCCATCCAGGGAGGACTTCCCCCTGATTGAAACTGAGGATGAGGCTTACCTACGGCGGATCAAGA TGGAGCTGCAGCAGAAGGACCGCGCGCTGGTGGAGCTGCTGCAGGAGAAGGTCGGGCTGTTTGCTGAGATGACCCACTTCCAGGCAGAAGAAGATGGCGGCAGCGGAAtgcccctgcccaccctgcccaggGGCCTTTTCCGCTCAGAGTCCCTTGAATCCCCTCGTGGCGAGAGACTGTTACAGGATGCTATCCGTGAGG TGGAGGGCTTGAAAGACCTGCTGGTGGGACCTGGAGTAGAGCTGCTCGTGACACCCCGAGAATCAGCCCTGCCCTTGGAACCAGACAGCGGTGGTAACACAAGTCCTGGGGTCACTGCCA ATGGTGAGGCCAGAACTTTCAATGGCTCCATTGAACTCTGCAGAGCTGACTCAGACTGTAGCCAGAAG GATCGAAAtggaaatcagctgagatccccACAAGAG GAGGCGTTACAGCGGTTGGTCAATCTCTATGGACTTCTACATGGCCTACAG GCGGCTGTGGCCCAACAGGACACTTTGATGGAAGCTCGTCTCCCCGAGGGCCCTGAGCGGCGGGAGAAGCTGTCCCGAGCCAACTCTCGGGATGGGGAGGCTGGCAGGGCCGGGACAGCCCCTCTGGCTCCTGAAAAGCAGGCCACAGAGCTGGCACTGCTGCAGCGACAACACGCACTGCTGCAAGAGGAGCTGCGGCGCTGCCGAAGGCTAGGCGAGGAACGGGCCACTGAGGCTGGCAGCCTGGAAGCCCGGCTCCGGGAGAGTGAGCAGGCCCGGGCGCTGCTGGAGCGGGAGGCGGAAGAAGCTCGCAGGCAGCTGGCCGCCTTGGGCCAGACTGAGCCACTCCCAGCTGAGGCCCCCTGGGCCCGCAGGCCTCTGGATCCTCGGAGGCGCAGCCTCCCAGCAGGCGATGCCCTGTACTTGAGTTTCACGCCCCCTCAG CCCAGCCGAGGACATGACCGCCTGGATCTGCCTGTGACTGTTCGTTCTGTCCACCGACCCTTTGAGGACCGTGAGAGGCAGGAGCTGGGTAGTCCAGAAGAGCGACTGCAAGACAGCAGTGACCCTGACACCGGCAGTGAGGAGGAAGGTAGCAGCCGTCTGTCTCCACCCCACAGTCCACGAG ACTTCACTCGAATGCAGGACATCCCGGAGGAGACGGAGAGCCGCGATGGGGAGCCTGTGGCTTCAGAGAGCTAA
- the Arhgef2 gene encoding rho guanine nucleotide exchange factor 2 isoform X10 yields MTGKSKTREKEKMKEAKDARYTNGHLFTTISVSGMTMCYACNKSITAKEALVCPTCNVTIHNRCKDTLANCTKVKQKQQKAALLKNNTALQSVSLRSKTTTRERPSSAIYPSDSFRQSLLGSRRGRSSLSLAKSVSTTNIAGHFNDETPLGLRRILSQSTDSLNMRNRTLSVESLIDEGAEVIYNELMSDFEMDEKDFAADSWSLAVDGSFLQQHKKEVMKQQDVIYELIQTELHHVRTLKIMTRLFRTGMLEELQLEPGVVQGLFPCVDELSDIHTRFLSQLLERRRQALCPGSSRNFVIHRLGDLLISQFSGPSAEQMRKTYSEFCSRHTKALKLYKELYARDKRFQQFIRKVTRSAVLKRHGVQECILLVTQRITKYPVLINRILQHSHGAEEERQDLTAALGLVKELLSNVDQDVHELEKGARLQEIYNRMDPRAQAPVPGKGPFGREELLRRKLIHDGCLLWKTATGRFKDVLMLLMTDVLLFLQEKDQKYIFPALDKPSVVSLQNLIVRDIANQEKGMFLISAAPPEMYEVHTASRDDRSTWIRVIQQSVRVCPSREDFPLIETEDEAYLRRIKMELQQKDRALVELLQEKVGLFAEMTHFQAEEDGGSGMPLPTLPRGLFRSESLESPRGERLLQDAIREVEGLKDLLVGPGVELLVTPRESALPLEPDSGGNTSPGVTANGEARTFNGSIELCRADSDCSQKDRNGNQLRSPQEEALQRLVNLYGLLHGLQAAVAQQDTLMEARLPEGPERREKLSRANSRDGEAGRAGTAPLAPEKQATELALLQRQHALLQEELRRCRRLGEERATEAGSLEARLRESEQARALLEREAEEARRQLAALGQTEPLPAEAPWARRPLDPRRRSLPAGDALYLSFTPPQPSRGHDRLDLPVTVRSVHRPFEDRERQELGSPEERLQDSSDPDTGSEEEGSSRLSPPHSPRDFTRMQDIPEETESRDGEPVASES; encoded by the exons ACCCGGGAAAAGGAGAAGATGAAGGAAGCCAAGGATGCCCGCTATACGAATGGGCACCTCTTCACCACCATCTCAGTTTCGGGCATGACCATGTGCTATGCCTGTAACAAGAGTATCACAGCCAAGGAAGCCCTCGTCTGCCCAA CCTGCAATGTGACTATCCACAACCGCTGTAAAGACACCCTCGCCAACTGTACCAAGGTCAAGCAGAAG caacagaaagccgCTCTGCTTAAGAACAACACTGCCTTGCAGTCTGTTTCTCTTCGCAGTAAGA CAACCACCCGGGAGCGGCCTTCCTCTGCCATCTACCCCTCAGACAGCTTCCGGCAGTCCCTCCTTGGCTCCCGCCGTGGCCGCTCGTCCTTGTCTTTAGCCAAGAGTGTCTCCACTACGAACATTGCTGG ACATTTCAATGATGAGACTCCCCTGGGGCTGCGTCGGATCCTCTCACAGTCCACAGACTCCCTCAACATGCGGAACCGAACCCTGTCGGTGGAATCCCTTATTGATGAAG GTGCAGAGGTGATCTACAATGAGCTGATGAGTGACTTTGAAATGGATGAAAAGGACTTTGCAGCCGATTCCTGGAGCCTTGCTGTGGATGGCAGCTTCCTGCAGCAGCACAAAAAGGAGGTGATGAAGCAGCAGGACGTCATCTATG AGCTAATCCAGACAGAGCTGCACCATGTGAGGACGCTGAAGATCATGACCCGCCTCTTCCGCACCGGGATGCTGGAAGAGCTACAGTTGGAGCCAGGAGTAGTCCAGGGCCTGTTCCCCTGTGTGGATGAGCTCAGTGACATCCATACACGCTTCCTCAGCCAGCTGTTAGAACGCCGACGTCAGGCTCTATGTCCTGGCAGCTCCCGGAACTTTGTCATCCATCGCTTGGGTGACCTGCTCATTAGCCAG TTCTCAGGTCCCAGCGCAGAGCAGATGCGGAAAACCTACTCAGAGTTCTGCAGCCGCCACACCAAGGCCTTAAAACTCTATAAGGAGTTGTATGCTCGAGACAAACGCTTCCAGCAGTTCATCCGG AAAGTGACCCGTTCAGCTGTGCTGAAGCGGCATGGGGTCCAGGAGTGCATCCTCCTGGTGACTCAGCGAATCACCAAGTACCCAGTGCTCATCAACCGGATCCTGCAGCATTCCCATG GGGCTGAGGAGGAGCGCCAGGACCTAACAGCCGCACTGGGGCTAGTGAAGGAGTTACTGTCCAATGTGGACCAGGATGTGCACGAGCTGGAGAAAGGGGCCCGCCTGCAAGAGATCTACAACCGCATGGACCCTCGGGCCCAGGCCCCAGTGCCTGGCAAGGGGCCCTTTGGTCGAGAGGAACTTCTGCGGCGCAAGCTCATCCATGATGGCTGCCTGCTGTGGAAGACAGCAACGGGTCGCTTCAAAG ATGTGCTGATGCTGCTGATGACAGATGTGCTGTTATTTCTCCAGGAGAAGGACCAGAAGTACATCTTTCCTGCCCTG GACAAACCCTCAGTGGTATCACTGCAGAATCTGATTGTTCGGGACATCGCCAACCAGGAAAAAGGAATGTTCCTGATCAGCGCAGCCCCGCCTGAGATGTATGAGGTGCATACAGCATCCCGGGATGACCGGAGCACCTGGATCCGTGTCATTCAGCAGAGTGTGCGCGT ATGCCCATCCAGGGAGGACTTCCCCCTGATTGAAACTGAGGATGAGGCTTACCTACGGCGGATCAAGA TGGAGCTGCAGCAGAAGGACCGCGCGCTGGTGGAGCTGCTGCAGGAGAAGGTCGGGCTGTTTGCTGAGATGACCCACTTCCAGGCAGAAGAAGATGGCGGCAGCGGAAtgcccctgcccaccctgcccaggGGCCTTTTCCGCTCAGAGTCCCTTGAATCCCCTCGTGGCGAGAGACTGTTACAGGATGCTATCCGTGAGG TGGAGGGCTTGAAAGACCTGCTGGTGGGACCTGGAGTAGAGCTGCTCGTGACACCCCGAGAATCAGCCCTGCCCTTGGAACCAGACAGCGGTGGTAACACAAGTCCTGGGGTCACTGCCA ATGGTGAGGCCAGAACTTTCAATGGCTCCATTGAACTCTGCAGAGCTGACTCAGACTGTAGCCAGAAG GATCGAAAtggaaatcagctgagatccccACAAGAG GAGGCGTTACAGCGGTTGGTCAATCTCTATGGACTTCTACATGGCCTACAG GCGGCTGTGGCCCAACAGGACACTTTGATGGAAGCTCGTCTCCCCGAGGGCCCTGAGCGGCGGGAGAAGCTGTCCCGAGCCAACTCTCGGGATGGGGAGGCTGGCAGGGCCGGGACAGCCCCTCTGGCTCCTGAAAAGCAGGCCACAGAGCTGGCACTGCTGCAGCGACAACACGCACTGCTGCAAGAGGAGCTGCGGCGCTGCCGAAGGCTAGGCGAGGAACGGGCCACTGAGGCTGGCAGCCTGGAAGCCCGGCTCCGGGAGAGTGAGCAGGCCCGGGCGCTGCTGGAGCGGGAGGCGGAAGAAGCTCGCAGGCAGCTGGCCGCCTTGGGCCAGACTGAGCCACTCCCAGCTGAGGCCCCCTGGGCCCGCAGGCCTCTGGATCCTCGGAGGCGCAGCCTCCCAGCAGGCGATGCCCTGTACTTGAGTTTCACGCCCCCTCAG CCCAGCCGAGGACATGACCGCCTGGATCTGCCTGTGACTGTTCGTTCTGTCCACCGACCCTTTGAGGACCGTGAGAGGCAGGAGCTGGGTAGTCCAGAAGAGCGACTGCAAGACAGCAGTGACCCTGACACCGGCAGTGAGGAGGAAGGTAGCAGCCGTCTGTCTCCACCCCACAGTCCACGAG ACTTCACTCGAATGCAGGACATCCCGGAGGAGACGGAGAGCCGCGATGGGGAGCCTGTGGCTTCAGAGAGCTAA